From Campylobacter pinnipediorum subsp. caledonicus:
TTGCTCTTCTTTGTAAAATATGAAACTTTTCTTCATCTACGCCAAAACCTGTATCCATATGAAGTGCAACTACATCTATACCTTGATCTGTAATCAGCTTAATAGCAAGCATGCTATCAAGACCGCCACTAAATAATGCCAATGCTTTCATTTTTCTCTTTCAATCCTTTTATAATTTTTGCAATTTTTTCTAAAACTTCCAGCTTGTCTGCATCTTTGCTTTTTCTTTTATTCATTTGCAAATTTTCAAAATATTTTATCTTTAAATTGTTAATAGCTATTTGCAATTTATCAAAATCTTCTATAGCTATCGCACTATCATCAAGCCAAAGTTCCCTTAAACTCGTATTTTCCTCAACTTTTTCTAAATTTAAAATAGCATTAAAAATATCAGAATGATTAAAAAAATAAGAGCTATTTACATTACTAATTATAAATTTTTTGAAATTTTCATTACTAAACATAGTCTTTAAAATAGAAAGTTCTAACAAATCTTTTGAAATTTTGTTATTAATATTTACATTTTTTGTTGTCTCTTGATTTTTATATTTATAATTTTCTTGTTTAAAATTATGAGCTAAATTTATACTAACGCCTATTAACTCTGAAACCAAATCATTATAACTAACACTAACAACAGGTTTTAGTTTGTTAGTAAATTGTGTTATTTCATCTAAACACTTTTGTTTTTGTACAGGACGTTCTAGGTCGTATTTAAGGGCTATTTGTCTTATATAAAACTCCCCTATTTCTATTCCTGACTCAAACAACTCTTCTAACTCTTTTATCTTGTTAGCAAACACCATATCAGCTGGGTCAGCACCATCATCTATGATAACAACAGAACCATCTATCTCATTTGTGCTAAGCAACAAGCTTGATTTTATAGCAGCATTTATGCCTGCCTCATCTCCATCAAAACAAAGGATTGCACTTATATTTTCACGTTTTAAAAGTGGAAGATGCTTTTCTGTAAGCGCTGTTCCTAAAACAGCAACAGCATTTGTAAATCCAGCCAAATGAAGCATAATAACATCAAGATAGCCCTCAGTTATGATAACCTTCTTTTTTTGATAAATCGTCTGTTTTGCTAGATTGTATCCATAAAGCAATTTTGACTTATCAAAAACAACACTTTGCGGACTATTTACATATTTTGCCATATGATTTGTGATAGTCCTACCACCAAATCCTACAAGTCTTGATGTGTGATTGTATATAGGAAAGCTTATTCTTTCAATAAAACTAGCATAAATTCCTTTTTCATTTTGTTTTATTATCCCTACTTCAAGTGCCTCTTGTGGTAAAATTTTTTCATTTTCCAAAAGCCTTAAAGTAGCACTGTTTTCAGGTGCATAGCCAAGTCCAAAATGCTCTATAATCTTATCGTTTAAACCTCTTGAATAAAGATAATTTAATGCATTTTGATTTTTATAAAGACAAGAACGATAAAAGGCATTTACATTTTCTAAAATCTGTTTATTTTGTATGGGTTTACTGTTATTATTTGTGTATTCTAATGTAAAGTTTGAAATACTAGCAAGTTTTTCTATCGCCTCTGGATAGTTTAGCTTTTCAAAATCCATAATAAATTTTATAGCATTTCCACCAGCTTTACAAGAAAAACAATGATAAATTTGTCGTTGCGGACTTATACTCATACTTGGATTTCTATCATCGTGAAATGGACAAACACATTTATAATTTGCCCCTGATTTTTGAATATCCACATAATGACTTACAACATCAACAATATCAACTTGTTCTAATAATCTATCAATACTTTTTTGTTCTATCATAAGCAAGATTATACAATCAACTTGCTATAATTGCGCTTTAAATACAATAAAAAAGTGATCAAAGTGGATATATTTTTTATAGGTCATAGAGACCCTATTTTTGGACTTATTGTTTTGTTTAGCATAATTTTTATGGTAGCATTTTTTAGCTATGCTTGGGGCATTTTTAGTAAAAAAGATGAAAAAAGAAAGATAGAAAAATTTATAAGAAAATTTGATAATTCAAATTCTATAAGTGACAATCACAAACAACTACTAAAAAACCTAGATATAGACTCAAACGATCTTGGAGTTTTAGCCATGACCTTTGTAAAAAGTGGTGATTTTGAAAAAGCCATAAGTATATATCTCATAGCCCTTAGCAAGGTAAAAAACAAAATAGAAAAAGAATTTATCCTAACCCAGCTTGGAAGTGTATATTTTAAGGCTGGTTTTTTACAAAATAGTATGAATATATTTTTACAAGCTGTCCAGATAAGCCCAAGAAATGAAATTGCTTTGAGATTTTTAACTATGATAGATGAAAAGTTAAAAAAATTTAACGAAGCATTACAAACACTTGACTCATTGCAAGAGCTTGGTGCCGATGTAAAAATAGCTAGAGCATATATAAAAGCAAATATAGTTTTAAATGATAAAGAGCTAAGTATAGATGAAAAAACTGATAAAATTTTAAAATACAGCAATGATTTTGCATTACTTAAAAGAATGGCTATGCAACTTTGGATAAAAAATAATAAAAGCCTTGAAAACTTTCCTAGCTTTTTGCCTATTTCAGAGGTTATTGATATTTTATATCAGCAAAATATGCCGTTAAATTTAGAAGATGAAGAGTATAAAGCACTATTTTATGCAAAAGGTATCATCAAAGAAAAAGCACAGATAAATAACTTTGAATTAAATGTTATTAAAAATTTAAAAGATACAGGATTTGATAAGGCTGATTTGAGTTTTAACTATGTTTGCAACTCATGTAAAAACTCATTTCCAATGCACTTTTATAGATGTCCTATGTGCCACTCTTTGGGTAGTGTAAAAATTTTAAGCCAGATAACGGAAAAAAATGATGAAAACAGTATGCCTTTTTAGTGATGGTTCGTGCTTAAATAACCCGGGTCCCGGTGGCTGGGCTTATATCCTTGAATACAAAGAAAATATAAAAAAACAAAGTGGTGGAGAGAACAATACAACAAACAATCAAATGGAACTTCGTGCAGTTATAGAGGGTATAAAAGCATTAAAAGAACCTTGCAATATAGAGCTTTATACAGATAGCTCTTATGTGGCAAACTCTGTAAATTCATGGCTTGAAGGCTGGATAAAGAAGGATTTTAAAAAGGTAAAAAACATTGAGCTTTGGAAAGAGTATATAAGCATTTCAAAAGGACACAATATAAATGCGATTTGGGTAAAAGCACACAATGGACACCCACAAAACGAAGAGTGCGATAAAATGGCAAGAGATGAAGCGATAAAAATAAAAGAAAATGGAAGTTTTATATGAATGAATTAAAAAAACTTGAAAAAATTTTAAATTATACTTTTATTGATTTGAAAAATTTAAAAGAAGCATTAACACATAAAAGCTCTAAATTTAACTATAACAACGAGAGATTAGAATTTTTGGGCGATGCTGTTATGGATTTGATAGTTGGTGAATATCTCTTTAAGAAATTTAAAAAGACAAATGAAGGCGATATGAGTAAATTAAGAGCCGCTCTTGTAAATGAAAAAAGTTTTGCAAATATGGCAAAAAATTTACATTTAGGAGAATTTGTATATATTTCTACCGCCGAGGAAAACAACGGTGGAAGAGAAAAACCAAGCATTTTAAGCGATGTCTTTGAAGCTGTTATGGGTGCTATCTATCTTGAGTCAGGACTTGAAAAAGTAAGAGAGATAGCCATAAGGGTCTTAGAAGAGTGCTATCCAAAAATAGATCTTTTAAACTTAGCAAAAGACTATAAAACATCACTTCAAGAAATAACTCAATCAAATCTAGGAGTAACTCCTACTTATGAACTTGTAAGAAGTTTTGGACCAGATCATAAAAAAGAGTTTGAAATAGCACTTTTTATAAACAACACAGAAATTTCAAGAGCCATAGCAAACTCAAAAAAAGAGGCTCAACAAAAAGCGGCAAAAATAGCACTAGAAAAAATAAAACATTAGGATAATGCTTGAATACTTTTGGAGTAAAATTAAGACTAACGACATTTGGAGAAAGCCACGGAAAAGCCATAGGTGGAGTTATAGATGGGCTGCCTGCTGGTATAAAAATAGATGAAGAGTTTTTGCAAAGTGAGTTAGACAAAAGAAGACCCGGAAAAAATAAATTTTCAACACCAAGAGATGAAGCTGATAAATTAGAAATTTTTAGTGGCATATTTGAAGGATTTAGCACTGGTACTCCGATAGGTTTTGCGATTTTTAACCAAAATCAAAAATCAAATGATTATGAAAATCTAAAAAATATTTTTAGACCTGGACATGCTGATTTTACATACTTTAAAAAATTTAAAATTCGTGATTATAAAGGAGGAGGGAGATCAAGCGCTCGTGAAACTGCTGTTCGTGTTGTAGGTGGTGCTTTTTCTGCTCTTTTGTTAAATGAGTTTGGTATCAAAGTCCAAAGTGGTGTTTTGAAAGTTGGAAATATTTTAGCTGATGATATTGACTTTGAATTAGCCCGAAAATCTGAAATTTTTTCCTTAGGAAAAGAAGAGGCTATGAAAGATGAAATTTTAAAAGCAAAACAAACTCACGATAGTGTAGGGGCTTGTGTCTTTACAAAAGCTAGTGGTGTTCCTGCTGGACTTGGAGAAGTGCTTTATGATAAGCTTGATGCAAGACTAGCTTATGCGATAATGGGCATAAATGGAGTAAAGGCTATTGAGATAGGCGAGGGGGTTAATGCTAGTTGTATGTTTGGGTCACAAAATAACGACCAGATGGATGAAAGCGGATTTTTGACAAATCATTCTGGTGGAATTTTAGGCGGGATAAGCAACTCAAATGATATCATTTTAAAAAGCCATTTTAAGCCAACACCATCTATTTTCAAATCACAAAAAACTACAAATTTAGAAAATCAAAATGTTGAGTTTGAGCTAAGAGGAAGACACGACCCTTGTATAGGCATAAGAGGAAGTGTTGTAGTAACAGCTATGGTTAGAATAGTCTTAGCCGATATGCTTTTACTAAATGCTACTTCAAATTTGGATAATTTAACTAAAATTTATAATTAAATTTAATTAAAACCATATAAATAATAGCAATCAATATACAAGATAAAATTTCAACCATTCCATAAGGTGCTACACTAAAGTTTATATCTATAATAACAAGCACAGCAGAAAAGCTAACACTATTTATATCAAAAAATAAAGCAGTAATAAATATAGAACAAAAGCAGTCTCTAAAATCCAATAAATATGATTAAAAAAAATAAAACATATATCTATCTATTTAATTTTTATACTAATCATTTGAGAGTAGGGCATATATTTCATTTTTCAAAGCAAATATCTAATATGGCTTTATACTTGAATTTATCATTATAGTTGTTAATACAGTCATAGATAAAGACTAAATAAGCCAATACAATACCACTAAATTTTATTTACTACAAATTTTCCTATAAATTATTGTTGTATTCTTAGATTATTTGCATGAGTTAAGGCGATAGCGATAGCATCTGTTATATCAAGTGGCTTTATCTCTTTTGTAATTCCCAAAATTTTTTTTACCATAAAAGCAACCTGTTCTTTTGTAGCTTTTGCTTTTCCTGTTACAGCTTTTTTTACTTGAAGTGGAGTATATTCAGCAAAATCACCGTGGATTTGAAGTATTTTAAGGCTTAA
This genomic window contains:
- the dnaG gene encoding DNA primase, encoding MIEQKSIDRLLEQVDIVDVVSHYVDIQKSGANYKCVCPFHDDRNPSMSISPQRQIYHCFSCKAGGNAIKFIMDFEKLNYPEAIEKLASISNFTLEYTNNNSKPIQNKQILENVNAFYRSCLYKNQNALNYLYSRGLNDKIIEHFGLGYAPENSATLRLLENEKILPQEALEVGIIKQNEKGIYASFIERISFPIYNHTSRLVGFGGRTITNHMAKYVNSPQSVVFDKSKLLYGYNLAKQTIYQKKKVIITEGYLDVIMLHLAGFTNAVAVLGTALTEKHLPLLKRENISAILCFDGDEAGINAAIKSSLLLSTNEIDGSVVIIDDGADPADMVFANKIKELEELFESGIEIGEFYIRQIALKYDLERPVQKQKCLDEITQFTNKLKPVVSVSYNDLVSELIGVSINLAHNFKQENYKYKNQETTKNVNINNKISKDLLELSILKTMFSNENFKKFIISNVNSSYFFNHSDIFNAILNLEKVEENTSLRELWLDDSAIAIEDFDKLQIAINNLKIKYFENLQMNKRKSKDADKLEVLEKIAKIIKGLKEKNESIGII
- the rnhA gene encoding ribonuclease HI, which encodes MKTVCLFSDGSCLNNPGPGGWAYILEYKENIKKQSGGENNTTNNQMELRAVIEGIKALKEPCNIELYTDSSYVANSVNSWLEGWIKKDFKKVKNIELWKEYISISKGHNINAIWVKAHNGHPQNEECDKMARDEAIKIKENGSFI
- the rnc gene encoding ribonuclease III encodes the protein MNELKKLEKILNYTFIDLKNLKEALTHKSSKFNYNNERLEFLGDAVMDLIVGEYLFKKFKKTNEGDMSKLRAALVNEKSFANMAKNLHLGEFVYISTAEENNGGREKPSILSDVFEAVMGAIYLESGLEKVREIAIRVLEECYPKIDLLNLAKDYKTSLQEITQSNLGVTPTYELVRSFGPDHKKEFEIALFINNTEISRAIANSKKEAQQKAAKIALEKIKH
- the aroC gene encoding chorismate synthase, whose translation is MNTFGVKLRLTTFGESHGKAIGGVIDGLPAGIKIDEEFLQSELDKRRPGKNKFSTPRDEADKLEIFSGIFEGFSTGTPIGFAIFNQNQKSNDYENLKNIFRPGHADFTYFKKFKIRDYKGGGRSSARETAVRVVGGAFSALLLNEFGIKVQSGVLKVGNILADDIDFELARKSEIFSLGKEEAMKDEILKAKQTHDSVGACVFTKASGVPAGLGEVLYDKLDARLAYAIMGINGVKAIEIGEGVNASCMFGSQNNDQMDESGFLTNHSGGILGGISNSNDIILKSHFKPTPSIFKSQKTTNLENQNVEFELRGRHDPCIGIRGSVVVTAMVRIVLADMLLLNATSNLDNLTKIYN